The segment TCATGGCTTATAAACACATCCTGATTGCAGTAGACCTTTCCCCTGAAAGCCAGTTACTGGTTGAAAAAGCCGTCTCACTGGCACGTCCTTATGATGCGAAAATCTCATTAATCCACGTTGATGTGAATTATTCAGACCTCTACACCGGGCTGATTGACGTCAATTTAGGTGATATGCAGAAACGCATCTCTGAAGAGACGCATACCGCACTGAAAGAACTTTCGACCAACGCCGGATACCCCATCAGTGAAACCCTGAGCGGTAGCGGTGACCTCGGTCAGGTGCTGGTGGATGCGATTAGAAAATATGATGTGGATTTGGTGGTATGTGGCCACCATCAGGACTTCTGGAGCAAGCTGATGTCCTCAGCGCGCCAGCTCATTAATACGGTGCATATTGATATGTTGATTGTGCCGTTGCGCGATGACGACGAATAACAAAACAGGCCGGGAAACCGGCCTGTTTTTTTGTAGCGGATAGGTGCAAATATCAGCTTAGCGGCGGATAGATATCAAAACGATGGCTTTTGGTCACCACCGCTGACTGTGTCACCACACCCGCTAACGGCGGGGCGTAATCCGGGCGCTTCACCACAATACGTTTTTTCGCCAGACGCCGCGCCGGTTCCAGCAGTGCATCAGCATCCTCATCCGCGCCTACCAGAGACTGGAATACCCGCATCTCCTTTTTCACCATCGCGCTTTTTTGCCGGTGAGGATACATCGGGTCGAGATACACCACATCTGGCGCGGGAGTGATTTCACTCAGCGCCTGCTGGCTGACGACATGCAGCAGCGTTAATCGCTCGCGCAGCCAGCCGCCGATTTCCGCATCGTCATAACCCCGACGCAAACCATCCTCCAGCAACGCCGCCACCACCGGATGACGTTCCAGCATGCGCACCCGGCAGCCCAGCGCGGCCAGAACAAAGGCATCGCGTCCTAATCCGGCCGTGGCATCGACCACATCCGGCAGGTAATCACCCTTGATACCCACCGCTTTCGCCACTGCTTCACCGCGCCCACCGCCAAAACGACGCCGGTGCGCCATCGCGCCAGAGACGAAATCAACAAAAATGCCGCCCAGCTTTGGCTCGTCGCGTTTACGCAGCTCAAGATGGCTGGCAGTCAGCACCAGCGCCAGTGGCGACTGCTCATCCTGCTCCAGTCCCCAGCGCTGGGCCAAATGTAATAAGGCGCCGTCTCCGGCGCCTGTTTCATCAATTAAACCGATTTTCACAAGCAGGCTTATCCCTGAATCCCGTAATGTTCCAGCATCGCATCGAGCTGCGGTTCACGGCCACGGAAGCGTTTAAACAGCTCCATTGGCTCCTCAGAACCACCACGCGTCAGGATGTTGTCGAGGAACGACTGACCGGTTTCACGGTTAAAGATACCCTCTTCTTCAAAGCGTGAGTACGCATCGGCAGCCAGCACGTCGGCCCACAGGTAGCTGTAGTAACCTGCGGCATAGCCACCCGCAAACACATGGCTGAAGGCGTGCGGGAAACGGCCCCATTCCGGGCTGGGTACCACCGCCACCTGCTTCTTCACTTCACGCAGGGTTTCGAGGATTTGCGCGCCCTGCTGCGGGTTAAACTCGGTGTGTAGACGGAAATCGAACAGGCCGAACTCCAGCTGACGCAGGATAAACAGCGCTGCCTGGTAGTTTTTCGCTGCCAGCATTTTATCCAGCAGTTCTTTCGGCAGCGGCTCGCCAGTTTCATAGTGGCCGGAGATAAACGCCAGCGCGTCCGGTTCCCAGCACCAGTTCTCCATAAACTG is part of the Pantoea phytobeneficialis genome and harbors:
- the uspA gene encoding universal stress protein UspA; translated protein: MAYKHILIAVDLSPESQLLVEKAVSLARPYDAKISLIHVDVNYSDLYTGLIDVNLGDMQKRISEETHTALKELSTNAGYPISETLSGSGDLGQVLVDAIRKYDVDLVVCGHHQDFWSKLMSSARQLINTVHIDMLIVPLRDDDE
- the rsmJ gene encoding 16S rRNA (guanine(1516)-N(2))-methyltransferase RsmJ, whose protein sequence is MKIGLIDETGAGDGALLHLAQRWGLEQDEQSPLALVLTASHLELRKRDEPKLGGIFVDFVSGAMAHRRRFGGGRGEAVAKAVGIKGDYLPDVVDATAGLGRDAFVLAALGCRVRMLERHPVVAALLEDGLRRGYDDAEIGGWLRERLTLLHVVSQQALSEITPAPDVVYLDPMYPHRQKSAMVKKEMRVFQSLVGADEDADALLEPARRLAKKRIVVKRPDYAPPLAGVVTQSAVVTKSHRFDIYPPLS